One Thermus sp. CCB_US3_UF1 DNA window includes the following coding sequences:
- a CDS encoding VLRF1 family aeRF1-type release factor yields the protein MITKADIQRIKEGIAAQEPILSLYVDVNPAKPENAGKAYALRAKDAMKALKVPEALAEKVLEVLKNQVLEAKTAVFFAGDDVFEVLLLQVELPLVSGVKTQFLDEKESRLLTNGTLAHYGAPFLLPLVYALDEYERYGVVYVDQERWRVFEVFLGEIGEVHDAFLALDTEAWRRLSLDAPGRRFNLAGISRGGAGQDLFAKRLEAWEERFYKTLAHELEKLVEARGFTRLVLMGPEEHTKLFLGYLPKRLKEKVVALLPSLPHPNATPGQVLKRLEPELLAIERAKELELLESLEEAYPKAVFGPEVLDRVQEGRVEVWVLPWTLDQGVYACDGFYFAEEAKALSACERPEAKPLAVVLPELAAGYATRLEFVRGEAEKRLLERGGMAALLRW from the coding sequence ATGATCACCAAGGCGGATATCCAGCGGATCAAGGAGGGAATAGCGGCCCAGGAACCCATCCTTTCCCTTTACGTGGACGTCAACCCGGCCAAGCCGGAAAACGCCGGCAAGGCCTACGCCCTGCGGGCCAAGGACGCCATGAAGGCCCTGAAGGTGCCGGAGGCCCTGGCGGAAAAGGTCTTGGAGGTCCTGAAGAACCAGGTGCTGGAGGCCAAGACGGCGGTCTTCTTCGCCGGGGACGACGTCTTTGAGGTCCTCCTCCTCCAGGTGGAGCTTCCCTTGGTGAGCGGGGTGAAAACCCAGTTCCTGGACGAAAAGGAAAGCCGCCTGCTCACCAACGGGACCTTGGCCCATTACGGCGCCCCCTTCCTCCTCCCCCTGGTCTACGCCCTGGACGAGTACGAGCGCTACGGCGTGGTCTACGTGGACCAGGAGCGCTGGCGGGTCTTTGAGGTCTTCCTGGGGGAGATCGGGGAGGTCCATGACGCCTTCCTGGCCCTGGACACCGAGGCTTGGCGCCGCCTCAGCTTGGACGCCCCGGGCCGCCGCTTCAACCTGGCGGGCATCTCCCGGGGCGGGGCGGGACAGGACCTCTTCGCCAAGCGCCTCGAGGCCTGGGAGGAGCGCTTTTACAAGACCTTGGCCCATGAGCTGGAAAAGCTCGTGGAGGCCCGGGGCTTCACCCGCCTCGTCCTCATGGGACCGGAGGAGCACACCAAGCTCTTCTTGGGCTACCTGCCCAAGCGCCTGAAGGAGAAGGTGGTGGCCCTCCTCCCCTCCCTCCCCCACCCCAACGCCACCCCCGGCCAGGTGCTGAAGCGGCTGGAGCCGGAGCTTTTGGCCATTGAGCGGGCCAAGGAGCTGGAGCTCCTAGAAAGCCTGGAAGAGGCCTACCCCAAGGCGGTCTTCGGCCCCGAGGTCCTGGACAGGGTGCAGGAGGGGCGGGTGGAGGTCTGGGTCCTGCCCTGGACCTTGGACCAGGGGGTTTACGCCTGCGACGGGTTTTACTTCGCCGAGGAGGCGAAGGCCCTCTCGGCCTGCGAGCGGCCCGAGGCTAAGCCCCTGGCCGTGGTGTTGCCCGAGCTCGCCGCCGGCTACGCCACCAGGCTGGAGTTCGTGCGCGGCGAGGCGGAGAAACGGCTTCTTGAGCGCGGGGGGATGGCCGCGCTCTTGAGGTGGTAA
- a CDS encoding Hsp20/alpha crystallin family protein, which translates to MLRFDPFRELEELQERLARAFAPQGQGPRVYAPPVDVMEDAEGLHLLVYLPGVDPEKVEVVAEEGVLSVKAERPLEKQEGVAYHRLEGPYGTFARSFNVPSTYDLSRVQARFRHGVLHLLMPKAEATRPKKIQVQVE; encoded by the coding sequence GTGTTGCGGTTTGATCCTTTTAGGGAACTGGAGGAGCTTCAGGAAAGGCTGGCGCGGGCCTTTGCGCCCCAAGGGCAGGGGCCTAGGGTCTACGCCCCGCCCGTGGACGTGATGGAGGACGCCGAGGGGCTCCACCTCCTCGTTTACCTCCCCGGGGTGGACCCCGAGAAGGTGGAGGTGGTGGCGGAGGAAGGCGTGCTCTCCGTGAAGGCGGAGCGGCCTCTAGAGAAGCAAGAAGGGGTGGCCTACCACCGCCTGGAAGGCCCCTACGGCACCTTCGCCCGGAGCTTCAACGTGCCCAGCACCTACGACCTTTCCCGGGTGCAGGCCCGGTTCCGCCACGGGGTCTTGCACCTTCTGATGCCCAAGGCGGAGGCCACCCGGCCCAAGAAGATCCAGGTTCAGGTGGAGTGA